One genomic window of Coregonus clupeaformis isolate EN_2021a unplaced genomic scaffold, ASM2061545v1 scaf1186, whole genome shotgun sequence includes the following:
- the LOC123486382 gene encoding uncharacterized protein LOC123486382 isoform X2, with protein sequence MFMECLGENLKPLSTSSGSHNYKIIMACNVTSSKMQDIISKSILIDQGPPERYELVTKKQSLDQDDKLRRWTFGERDPTKVNRTILMVGETGTGKSTLINAMVNYVLGVNQEEKVWFEIVEEEKEEEKRSQTETQTTGVTVYDIFGFEDGRVPYSLTIIDTPGYGGTRGIQVDQLISEKLLELFRSECGVHLIDAVCLVMKASANILTFEQKYIFDAVLSLFGKDVKKTIVALITHSDGLEPTNALQALKYSQVPCAKDDSDQYLYFLFNNSQRKSVTSAKATRAKKEELILKTLWDRSEEGMKDFTEFLGGKIPQNVKMIEGVLRVRKQLEACVSNVRNRIHMIDLKQDEIKQTERALENHKKYMEESKDFSYEVEEKYKGKDPTKQGGATTCTVCEENCHYPGCWWVKDLSWCHKMKNYHCTVCTGKCHYTKHVKENTMYVLKTRKVTRTYEDLKKKYEINEKAAEEKVHVISRLQSELEQFTLQKAKLVEESYQCVMNLEEKALKAVSLSTAQHLDFLIDKMKETGNTEKVQKLEEMKKRAEEHKGALDYFKAGVSEGWNSSWGK encoded by the exons ATCTTAAACCCCTGTCAACTTCTTCTGGATCACACAACTATAAGATCATCATGGCATGCAA TGTCACATCGTCAAAAATGCAAGACATTATTTCAAAAAGTATCCTTATCGACCAAGGACCTCCTGAACGGTATGAACTAGTAACAAAGAAACAGAGTCTGGACCAGGATGATAAACTCAGAAGATGGACCTTTGGAGAGAGAGATCCCACCAAGGTCAACAGAACCATTCTGATGGTGGGAGAAACAGGCACAGGGAAGTCAACTCTGATCAATGCCATGGTCAATTATGTCCTGGGCGTAAATCAGGAGGAAAAAGTCTGGTTTGAGATTGTGGaggaggaaaaagaggaggaAAAAAGAAGTCAGACTGAAACTCAAACTACAGGGGTCACTGTTTATGATATCTTTGGGTTTGAGGACGGGCGAGTCCCCTACTCTCTCACCATCATCGACACTCCTGGGTATGGAGGCACCAGAGGGATTCAAGTCGACCAACTGATCTCTGAAAAATTGTTGGAGTTGTTTAGATCTGAATGTGGAGTCCATCTAATTGATGCTGTATGTTTAGTGATGAAGGCAAGTGCAAATATACTCACCTTTGAACAGAAGTACATATTTGATGCAGTTTTGTCTTTATTTGGCAAAGACGTGAAGAAGACCATTGTGGCCCTCATTACACACTCAGATGGTTTGGAACCTACCAATGCTCTGCAGGCCTTAAAATATTCTCAAGTCCCCTGTGCAAAAGATGACAGCGATCAATACCtttatttcctattcaacaactCTCAAAGAAAGAGTGTTACCTCAGCAAAAGCAACTCGGGCCAAGAAAGAAGAACTTATCTTGAAGACTTTATGGGACCGATCAGAAGAGGGCATGAAGGATTTCACAGAATTCCTGGGTGGAAAAATACCTCAAAATGTAAAGATGATTGAAGGCGTTCTGAGAGTGCGCAAACAACTGGAGGCGTGTGTCAGCAATGTGCGCAATCGGATCCACATGATTGATCTGAAACAGGATGAAATCAAGCAGACTGAAAGAGCCCTGGAGAATCACAAGAAATACATGGAGGAAAGCAAGGACTTTTCTTATGAAGTTGAAGAGAAATATAAAGGAAAGGATCCTACAAAACAAGGGGGGGCTACCACCTGCACAGTGTGTGAGGAGAACTGTCACTATCCAGGCTGCTGGTGGGTCAAAGATCTCTCATGGTGCCATAAGATGAAGAACTACCACTGCACTGTGTGTACTGGTAAATGTCACTACACCAAGCATGTCAAAGAAAATACAATGTATGTTCTCAAGACCAGGAAGGTTACAAGGACATATGAAGATTTGAAAAAGAAGTATGAAATCAATGAGAAAGCAGCTGAGGAGAAAGTGCATGTGATCAGCAGACTTCAGTCAGAGTTGGAGCAGTTCACACTACAGAAGGCCAAACTGGTGGAGGAATCCTACCAGTGTGTCATGAACCTGGAAGAGAAAGCCCTAAAGGCCGTCTCACTGTCCACTGCTCAGCATCTGGACTTCCTGATTGACAAGATGAAGGAGACAGGAAACACAGAGAAGGTTCAGAAACTGGAGGAGATGAAGAAGAGAGCTGAGGAACACAAGGGAGCTTTAGATTACTTTAAAGCTGGTGTGAGTGAAGGGTGGAATAGTTCCTGGGGAAAGTAA
- the LOC123486382 gene encoding uncharacterized protein LOC123486382 isoform X1: protein MFMECLGENLKPLSTSSGSHNYKIIMACNVTSSKMQDIISKSILIDQGPPERYELVTKKQSLDQDDKLRRWTFGERDPTKVNRTILMVGETGTGKSTLINAMVNYVLGVNQEEKVWFEIVEEEKEEEKRSQTETQTTGVTVYDIFGFEDGRVPYSLTIIDTPGYGGTRGIQVDQLISEKLLELFRSECGVHLIDAVCLVMKASANILTFEQKYIFDAVLSLFGKDVKKTIVALITHSDGLEPTNALQALKYSQVPCAKDDSDQYLYFLFNNSQRKSVTSAKATRAKKEELILKTLWDRSEEGMKDFTEFLGGKIPQNVKMIEGVLRVRKQLEACVSNVRNRIHMIDLKQDEIKQTERALENHKKYMEESKDFSYEVEEKYKGKDPTKQGGATTCTVCEENCHYPGCWWVKDLSWCHKMKNYHCTVCTGKCHYTKHVKENTMYVLKTRKVTRTYEDLKKKYEINEKAAEEKVHVISRLQSELEQFTLQKAKLVEESYQCVMNLEEKALKAVSLSTAQHLDFLIDKMKETGYTEKVQKLEEMKKRAEEHKGAMSYFRTGLKWGKGLGGKVLNTLKDKLPDI from the exons ATCTTAAACCCCTGTCAACTTCTTCTGGATCACACAACTATAAGATCATCATGGCATGCAA TGTCACATCGTCAAAAATGCAAGACATTATTTCAAAAAGTATCCTTATCGACCAAGGACCTCCTGAACGGTATGAACTAGTAACAAAGAAACAGAGTCTGGACCAGGATGATAAACTCAGAAGATGGACCTTTGGAGAGAGAGATCCCACCAAGGTCAACAGAACCATTCTGATGGTGGGAGAAACAGGCACAGGGAAGTCAACTCTGATCAATGCCATGGTCAATTATGTCCTGGGCGTAAATCAGGAGGAAAAAGTCTGGTTTGAGATTGTGGaggaggaaaaagaggaggaAAAAAGAAGTCAGACTGAAACTCAAACTACAGGGGTCACTGTTTATGATATCTTTGGGTTTGAGGACGGGCGAGTCCCCTACTCTCTCACCATCATCGACACTCCTGGGTATGGAGGCACCAGAGGGATTCAAGTCGACCAACTGATCTCTGAAAAATTGTTGGAGTTGTTTAGATCTGAATGTGGAGTCCATCTAATTGATGCTGTATGTTTAGTGATGAAGGCAAGTGCAAATATACTCACCTTTGAACAGAAGTACATATTTGATGCAGTTTTGTCTTTATTTGGCAAAGACGTGAAGAAGACCATTGTGGCCCTCATTACACACTCAGATGGTTTGGAACCTACCAATGCTCTGCAGGCCTTAAAATATTCTCAAGTCCCCTGTGCAAAAGATGACAGCGATCAATACCtttatttcctattcaacaactCTCAAAGAAAGAGTGTTACCTCAGCAAAAGCAACTCGGGCCAAGAAAGAAGAACTTATCTTGAAGACTTTATGGGACCGATCAGAAGAGGGCATGAAGGATTTCACAGAATTCCTGGGTGGAAAAATACCTCAAAATGTAAAGATGATTGAAGGCGTTCTGAGAGTGCGCAAACAACTGGAGGCGTGTGTCAGCAATGTGCGCAATCGGATCCACATGATTGATCTGAAACAGGATGAAATCAAGCAGACTGAAAGAGCCCTGGAGAATCACAAGAAATACATGGAGGAAAGCAAGGACTTTTCTTATGAAGTTGAAGAGAAATATAAAGGAAAGGATCCTACAAAACAAGGGGGGGCTACCACCTGCACAGTGTGTGAGGAGAACTGTCACTATCCAGGCTGCTGGTGGGTCAAAGATCTCTCATGGTGCCATAAGATGAAGAACTACCACTGCACTGTGTGTACTGGTAAATGTCACTACACCAAGCATGTCAAAGAAAATACAATGTATGTTCTCAAGACCAGGAAGGTTACAAGGACATATGAAGATTTGAAAAAGAAGTATGAAATCAATGAGAAAGCAGCTGAGGAGAAAGTGCATGTGATCAGCAGACTTCAGTCAGAGTTGGAGCAGTTCACACTACAGAAGGCCAAACTG GTGGAGGAATCCTACCAGTGTGTCATGAACCTGGAAGAGAAAGCCCTAAAGGCCGTCTCACTGTCCACTGCTCAGCATCTGGACTTCCTGATTGACAAGATGAAGGAGACAGGATACACAGAGAAGGTTCAGAAACTGGAGGAGATGAAGAAGAGAGCTGAGGAACACAAGGGAGCAATGAGTTACTTCAGAACTGGATTGAAATGGGGTAAAGGGTTAGGAGGTAAAGTATTGAATACTTTAAAAGATAAGCTGCCAGACATATAA